A single window of Granulicella mallensis MP5ACTX8 DNA harbors:
- a CDS encoding anti-sigma factor family protein, with product MITEMNHKIDCKDCRSHLPDLLFEEGFAAAHPELAAHIESCTECRTELNELRSTLALLDEYTAPEPSPYFDSKLYARLREAQAAAPEGIVERIRSFFLFSTGRSFRPALTAALAAVLLVGGGGTFIGLHGTSGTAPATPATSAAVDDLKVLDNNVQAEQQMGQLLDLSGSEDEDTPPES from the coding sequence ATGATTACCGAGATGAATCACAAGATCGATTGCAAAGACTGCCGCTCGCACCTCCCCGATCTCCTCTTTGAAGAGGGCTTCGCGGCGGCGCACCCTGAGCTGGCGGCGCACATCGAGTCCTGCACCGAGTGCCGCACCGAACTGAACGAACTGCGCTCCACGCTGGCCCTGCTCGATGAGTACACCGCGCCGGAGCCCTCGCCCTACTTCGACTCAAAGCTGTATGCACGCCTGCGCGAGGCCCAGGCTGCCGCTCCCGAAGGCATCGTTGAACGAATACGCTCCTTCTTCCTGTTCAGCACGGGGCGGAGCTTCCGTCCGGCCCTTACGGCAGCGCTCGCCGCAGTCCTCCTGGTTGGCGGAGGCGGCACCTTTATCGGACTTCATGGCACCTCCGGGACAGCACCCGCGACCCCAGCTACATCCGCTGCGGTCGATGATCTCAAGGTGCTCGATAACAATGTTCAGGCCGAGCAGCAGATGGGGCAGCTCCTCGACCTGTCCGGCTCCGAGGACGAAGACACACCGCCTGAGAGTTAA
- a CDS encoding DUF3106 domain-containing protein — MLPTRAVATLAGFVLCLLVAISTPEQQATAAAPPQNNAAAPHSGSVPGEHRTNTIPTSNTIAAKNEHLLQWIDRHSNLTPEQQLQAFGQEHPGFRSLPPEKQQQLRTRLAELNAMPPAKRKHLLEWNETMARLNPAQRSQVNNAMKQLAALPQDQHLYVARTFRGLRELPPEQRKAVLSSDRFDHLNAAERATLNSLMAVESLLPPPYDPDQPGH; from the coding sequence TTGCTTCCAACTCGCGCTGTCGCAACACTTGCAGGCTTCGTTCTCTGCCTGTTGGTGGCTATTTCAACGCCGGAACAGCAAGCCACCGCAGCAGCTCCTCCACAAAACAACGCAGCAGCTCCGCACTCCGGCAGCGTCCCTGGGGAACATCGAACGAATACGATTCCCACCTCCAATACGATCGCCGCTAAAAATGAGCATCTGCTGCAGTGGATCGATCGTCACAGCAATCTGACACCGGAACAGCAGCTGCAGGCCTTTGGACAAGAGCACCCTGGCTTCCGCAGCCTGCCGCCGGAGAAGCAACAACAGCTGCGGACTCGCCTAGCAGAACTCAACGCGATGCCCCCGGCCAAACGCAAGCACCTGCTGGAGTGGAATGAAACGATGGCGCGGCTGAACCCTGCCCAACGCAGCCAGGTGAACAATGCGATGAAACAGCTTGCGGCCCTTCCCCAGGACCAGCACCTCTACGTTGCCCGCACCTTCCGCGGGCTTCGCGAACTTCCTCCCGAGCAGCGCAAGGCAGTCTTGAGCTCCGATCGCTTCGACCATCTCAACGCCGCCGAACGGGCCACGCTGAACAGCCTGATGGCGGTGGAATCCCTACTTCCACCACCCTACGACCCGGACCAGCCAGGCCACTAA
- a CDS encoding high-affinity nickel-transporter has translation MTSPLQITLISCAILGFRHGFDYDHIAAISDITSVQTKTSTAMRLGLLYALGHATMIALLGSIVILFQLSLPQRMDSWAERLVGVTLIILAVYVMGSLVWGNARAVPPSRAAIIIRCYRKLRRKIWPSGAASDSRTDDDVNYTGPVAFGIGLIHGLGAETPSQLALFLLAANLGGIAKGAGGMAMFLAGLLIMNTLMTASATGLFHGAVPHPRVMRLFVGLTAVYSFVVGCIFLLGSSGHLPQLS, from the coding sequence ATGACCTCGCCCTTGCAGATTACGCTTATCTCCTGCGCCATTCTTGGCTTTCGCCATGGCTTCGATTACGACCACATCGCCGCCATCTCAGACATCACAAGTGTGCAGACCAAGACCTCCACGGCCATGCGCCTCGGCCTACTCTATGCGCTCGGTCATGCCACAATGATCGCTCTGCTTGGCAGCATCGTCATTCTTTTTCAGCTCTCTCTGCCGCAGCGCATGGACTCATGGGCTGAGCGACTTGTAGGTGTCACACTCATCATCCTCGCCGTCTACGTCATGGGCAGTCTTGTCTGGGGAAACGCGCGCGCCGTGCCGCCTTCGCGGGCTGCCATTATCATCCGCTGCTACCGCAAACTCCGCCGTAAGATCTGGCCCTCCGGCGCCGCCAGCGATTCGCGCACCGACGATGACGTCAACTACACCGGTCCCGTCGCCTTCGGCATCGGCCTCATCCACGGACTTGGAGCAGAAACACCTAGCCAGCTCGCACTATTTCTCCTCGCGGCAAATCTAGGCGGCATCGCTAAAGGCGCCGGCGGCATGGCCATGTTCCTTGCCGGGCTGCTCATCATGAACACCCTGATGACCGCTTCTGCCACTGGTCTTTTTCATGGGGCTGTCCCACATCCTCGAGTCATGCGACTCTTCGTCGGCCTCACTGCGGTCTACAGCTTCGTTGTCGGCTGCATCTTTCTGCTTGGTTCCTCCGGCCACCTTCCTCAACTAAGCTAA
- a CDS encoding RNA polymerase sigma factor, whose product MKSSRTPVTPPSEPRAEVDDPQFPAESDDLPQPEAEDGVSEDMGTLAIHPGLLNTPQDVHLPADRPLGAEALTPEQARIRAEAIARGDFSQLSDAEVMLELRSGNLAAFDILLAKYRKPIIHFMFRMVHNQAVAEELAQEVFLRIYRSRETYRAEARFSTWLYRIATNLGVNHARDTRHERSASTIYLDETDAETGTTPDVADSTPSAEANMLRRERMNAIRQHVLALPERQQHAVLMHKYEGMDYKQIGEVLKLSESATKSLLFRAYQTLREKLKDFV is encoded by the coding sequence ATGAAGTCTTCGCGAACACCCGTGACACCCCCCTCAGAGCCCCGCGCCGAGGTCGACGATCCGCAGTTCCCTGCGGAATCCGACGACCTGCCGCAACCTGAGGCCGAAGATGGGGTTTCAGAAGATATGGGTACGCTGGCCATCCATCCCGGGCTCCTGAATACGCCGCAGGACGTGCATCTTCCGGCCGACCGGCCCCTGGGTGCCGAAGCGCTGACACCTGAACAGGCTCGTATCCGGGCCGAGGCCATCGCGCGTGGCGACTTCTCGCAGCTCTCCGATGCCGAAGTCATGCTGGAACTGCGTTCCGGGAACCTGGCTGCCTTCGATATCCTGCTTGCAAAGTACCGTAAGCCGATCATTCACTTCATGTTCCGCATGGTGCATAATCAGGCCGTGGCCGAAGAGCTTGCACAGGAAGTCTTTCTTCGCATCTACCGTTCGCGCGAGACCTATCGTGCCGAGGCCCGCTTCAGCACCTGGCTGTACCGCATCGCGACGAACCTGGGCGTCAACCACGCCCGCGACACGCGCCACGAGCGCTCTGCCTCGACGATCTATCTGGATGAGACGGACGCCGAGACCGGCACGACGCCCGATGTCGCAGACTCTACGCCCTCCGCCGAAGCCAACATGCTCCGGCGCGAGCGCATGAACGCCATTCGCCAGCACGTACTGGCGCTTCCGGAACGGCAGCAGCACGCCGTTCTTATGCACAAGTACGAAGGCATGGACTACAAGCAGATCGGTGAGGTACTGAAGCTCTCCGAGTCTGCAACCAAGTCTCTTCTCTTCCGCGCGTACCAGACCCTGCGCGAGAAACTTAAGGATTTCGTTTAG